In Nicotiana tabacum cultivar K326 chromosome 17, ASM71507v2, whole genome shotgun sequence, one DNA window encodes the following:
- the LOC107797368 gene encoding uncharacterized protein LOC107797368 — MADPELEAIRQRRMQELMAQQGMGTPQSSDKQSAQEEAKREADERRQMMLTQILTSEARARLARIALVKPDKARGVEDVVLRAAQMGQITEKVSEEKLIQLLEQINTQTTKQTKVTIQRRRSVLEDDD; from the exons ATG GCTGACCCAGAATTAGAAGCTATCAGGCAAAGGAGAATGCAGGAGCTCATGGCTCAACAGGGCATG GGAACTCCTCAAAGCTCAGACAAGCAAAGCGCCCAGGAGGAAGCCAAAAG GGAGGCTGATGAACGAAGGCAAATGATGCTTACTCAGATTCTGACTTCTGAAGCAAGGGCAAGGC TTGCTCGAATTGCTCTTGTGAAGCCTGACAAGGCCAGAGGAGTTGAAGATGTTGTACTCAGAGCTGCCCAAATGGGGCAGATCACGGAAAAG GTTTCGGAGGAGAAACTGATACAATTACTTGAACAAATTAACACCCAAACTACTAAGCAGACAAAAGTAACT ATCCAGAGGCGTCGGAGTGTTCTTGAGGATGATGATTAG